The Oscillospiraceae bacterium genome contains the following window.
GAGGGCAGCCGCCGCTATTTTATCGAGGATGCCGCCTACATCGTCAATGCGGGCAGTGTGGTGCTGATCGGTGAAAATCAGATCCATAAGACCGCCGCGCTGGGGGATGGTGCGTCCAGCCGCATCGTGGTCAACTTCAGCCGCGAGTTTCTTGATAAAATTACCGATTTGTTCCCGGATGTGGACTTCTTCTCTTTTTTGAGTGAGGAGCATAACCACCTGCTCTCGGTCATCACGGTCAAGCAGCAGAACCATATCCAAGGCATACTGCAGCAGCTTCTTACCCTGCAGGAGGAAACCTCGCCCGAGGCCGATGCCATGCGCAGGATGCTGCTGGCAACGCTGCTGCTTGAGCTGAAGGAGCTCTGCCGCCAGCAGCAGGAGAAGGGCGGCGACAGCGGCCGCGTAAGCAACCACATCGTTGACCAGATTCAGGCCTATATCGCGGAGCATTATGCGGAGAAGCTGAC
Protein-coding sequences here:
- a CDS encoding AraC family transcriptional regulator, whose product is MVLEYVYSPHVDFFIDRVDRDTGYEMASFHIHHKYEIYYEIEGSRRYFIEDAAYIVNAGSVVLIGENQIHKTAALGDGASSRIVVNFSREFLDKITDLFPDVDFFSFLSEEHNHLLSVITVKQQNHIQGILQQLLTLQEETSPEADAMRRMLLATLLLELKELCRQQQEKGGDSGRVSNHIVDQIQAYIAEHYAEKLTLTGIANQFYISPYYLSRLFKKSINLSLIEYINGVRIKAAQNLIEKSNESISDIAEKTGFMTTAHFRRVFKDATGLSPQQYRQYYKRANK